One Antennarius striatus isolate MH-2024 chromosome 9, ASM4005453v1, whole genome shotgun sequence genomic window, CACAGCCTTTGGTACAAAGTTATATAAAAAGAgctcacattcacatttttgtgtaaCTCAACAAATGTAAAGCTAGTCGTAAAGCAACATGTCTTAGTCACAGGTACGGTGCAGTCCAGGCCGGTAAGCAATACTCTAGAACTCACAGAGTGACACCAGGAGGGGAAGTGTCTCCACTGACTTTATCTCAGTATCATGAATGATGCTGCCCTTTATAAATGTAACCTTATATTgtgttcaaaaaacaaaaacaaaataaaaccttggTGTAAGCAAGATGTCACCAGAGAATTCATACCTTAGAGAGAAGAGTAGAGTCTGTTGATGGTAGATCTGCATGGCTGCACTAGTCAAGGCTAGAATCTGGACCTGAGCTTAATTATCTATTCAGATGGTTGGtatagatgatgatgatgacgatgatgatgatgcactGTCCCCGATTTCTCACCCTGCTTGTTTGGTTTGGCTCCACTGGTTGCAACATACATTCTAAATGTGAGCTGGTTCAAACTCACAACTAAAGCACTGAATGTGGAGCAGAGAGCAGTCTGGGTTtgttatgtacagtatgtacaaaaTTAACCAAAAGCAGGTGTACAGAGGTTATCGCTGAAGGCTTCTTATCGGTTCAGTCACGCGGTGAGGTGGAGATCAAACGATGGCAGTCTCTATGTGAAAGGCATGTGAGTAGGCAAAAGATGACGTGTGCTTTTGCAGAGGAAGGGATGGAGGGACGACTGGAGtggtggaaggagaagaagaagttgagGAGGACGTGGAGGAACGACTCGCCCAACGCGAGGGGAGGCGGCGGTTGGCCGGACAGGCAGGACGGGAGAAGTTCTtctggatggaggaagaggagacagaggactTTTGGTTCTCCTGTGAAGAGACAAATGAATTACCATTTAGGATTATCACACTGCTCCATCAACAATGAAATTCACACACTCAGATACTTTACATTTTGTCACGTGTCCCATCTGTAGTCTTCGTGATCCTAGGGGAAACAACAGGCATATTTCAAACCGGAATGCAAATCAATTAAAGCACGCTTATTTGGAAAAGGTGAGAGAAACGCTGAGTTTCTTATAATGTGCCTTTTGACTTTAAAGCGGTGTAATTTCAGGTTTCTCTTTTCCTTGGCCTGCTAAGGTCAGCTGATTTATTCTCTAATTACGACACAAAGACCAGAAAAGCACTTCCACTATGAGGCCCAATGGAGGAACGGAAAGATGAAAGACCATCTGATGATAGCTGTAGATGCTATATTATCAGTTCCTTACGTTAGGAGCTGCTGAACAATGTATGGCCCAGATGGCCTGAATATGATGGAGTTTTTGGCCTGCTTCTGTTTTGTAGCACATACCAGAAATAAATAACCTTTCCAATGGAGCTGCCCTTGGTTGGGAGCAACTAATGCTCAATGTTTTGGAAtggaatgaaattaaatgaaatgtgcAAGTTCATGAGTGCAAATGACTTTGAAGATACAGTCTGACTTAAACTCAAATCATTATTTTGTAACTTCTTTCTTTTGCAGTCAGAAAAGAGCCTGGCTGCATGGCAAACGGAGCCCTTAATGTTAATGTGTTCATCCACGCTGTACATACCAGACTCTACCCACCTGCACCAGTTGTTGCGTCTCTCTTACACACAGGGAACTGTTGCTGctcagctgtaattgtgccatCGTGAGAGTGGGAGGTGAAGGTTGACGTTCCATATCCAAAATATCCACATCTGCAAAGGTCTCTTCTTGTCCGACACTAAGATTGGGACTTGTGGACACCTTGTCATGTTGACTCTGGTTCTGCTGAGCCCAGGCTGCAGTCTCATAATTCTTCAGAATCCTTTCCAACGCCCCGTAGTTGGACCTGGATCCCTCGGGACGTGGGTACGCAGCCAGAGTGAGGGGCTTCCAGGGATGGTCGTTCATTATTCGCGGCACAGGTCTGGAGAAGTCAGACAGTGAGCGAGGACCAGAAACATACTTCAGCTGTGACTTGTGCCCCGGTTGGGTggtctgtctttgtttctcctCAGTAGACAGCTGTTGGAGTGAGACGTCATCTTTAGCAGATTGAGGTTTTACTTCACAGGGATTTTCATTCTTGGAGCTGGAAACGATCTCATTCTGACCTGGCTCAGAAAAGACAGCAACAGCGGTCACTCCGTGTTCTGTTTTCCTATAAGGACCCTCTGTTGTTTGAACTTTTTGCTTGACCTCAGAATGGTGTGCAGGACTCAGAGAGGCTGTGGTTGTCGGCTCGGTAAGTTCAGTCTGTGGCTGGTCAAATAACATGTTGATTCTGACCTCTTGACCTTCAGGATCACATCTCATTCGCCTTTGTTGGACCTCTTGAATTATGGAATCTGAGTTGGAGAAAGATAATATGCTTTCAGACTGAACATTCATGACGCTGGTGGTGCCATCAGTACTGTGTGATTGTAATGTCGACTCTCTGGGAGGTGAAACTTCATCTGTTGCTGAGACGACTGACTGGCAACCCACAGAGCAGGCATCTGCGACTGTACCCATCTCAGCCTGAAACAAAGTTCTGTTGAACTCAGCTGTTTTTTGTTCCAGAGTTATGTTTCTTTTGGAGCCCAGGTGCTTGTTGCTGGCAGACGTTCTTTCAAGAGAGGAAAAGAGCAAATCTGCAGGTAATTCTTTGACAACCGGCAGCAGTTGAAGGTCTTTTAATTCCCTAGCAGTAGGGCAGTAGTCTGAGTGCAAGTTCTTGGAAGCAGTCAATATGTTGACCTCAGAGAAGCTTTTTTGGACGGTCCCGAGTGTAGACAACTTGTTACTGAACTTGCTTGCATCACAGGACCAGCGGTTGTGGCAGCAGCCAATGTTGCATTTAGAGTTAGTGGGTGCAGAACACGATGCTACGACACCGTCTATTAAAACCTTTCCTTCGTTTTCCTGTAACATGGCCCCAAACTTCCTGACAATAGACGGGCTGCTGCACTTTCTGTCTATCACAACACAAGGACTATGGCACTTCCTGACTGTCATCCTAGGAGACTCTCCGATGTGAAGCTCTGTGTCTGTATGGGTGGGGGTGTTCTGATTCCTGGAGGAGACACGGGGAGGGATGGGTGGAGCGGTTGTGTCAATCTCAGAGAGTAATCCAGGGgttgtctttgtttctctgtctgGATTAGCCATATTTACTTGTGGGGAATTGCTCAGCACGCTGATGGACTTCCACGTGTTATCTGGTGACGAGGTGATCCAGTTTTCCTTCTCCAAAGCCTGAAGGTCATGGTACAGCTGGCTGAGGTCGCAGGGGGATTCATGAACTTCCAGTTGAATTTTATCGTGGCCAAACTGCATTTTGCTCTCCTCAGGTAGGGAGAAGGATGCAGATTGAGTTCTGAGGgaaaaacaatacataacaTATGTTCATATACAGTGTAATTATATATAGAACTCATAGTGCAACCAGGTAAAAGAGACGTGAAAGTCACTGTTCAATtgttacacacacaagcatggcAATGACATCGTACACTATAGCATCAAGAATCACAACCACAGCGATTACCATAGTCCAGTGTTGGCACCAAGATCTAAACGTAACAGAGGGGATCTGTTTACCTCTTATCTCCACTCTTCTTTCTGATCTCATCCTGGTAGCTACAAAGCTCCTCACTCACACGAGCTATCTCCTTCAGAGCCTTAAACACAGAAGGTAAAACACAGATGTAATGATGCATGCTGGACattgtttttacaaaatacaaaagcagtttaaaacacTCACAGCATTGAGGGCAGTGGTGGTCTTCTTCTTATCACTGCCATAACTCCACTCTGACCAAACAGGACTATCTTGAGGACCAACGTGaacattttcttcatcatctttagCTCCATTTGTCCGTGGTGCCAGACAACTGGAGGCTTCATGAAAAACACCCTCTAGCTCTGATCTATCCACATCTTCAGTGACTGAAAGTGGTAGCCATGTGCCTCCAGATCTCAACGAATCCACCAACTCAGACTGTGACAATTTATTCTGAGAGCTTTGATCAAAGCCAGCTAACGGTGATTGTCTGATGGGCTCTGAttgactgctgctgctgagctgaTCAGATTGATCACTGAGCAGACTGGAGTCGGTACAGGTGGAGTGTACGCTGAGCCGTACTGTGTCATCGTCCTTCTTCTGCCTCCCAGTATCTAGTCTGGTCCCTTCCCTCTTGGCCCTCACTTCATAGCACAGCTGGAAATTGGAAGGAGGAAAGAGTTGTTCAGCTCTACTGGAATGGTCTTACTTCGAATGAAGCACACATTGTGATAGTTCTCATTGAGAATATGTTaagaaaaatcacaaatttgGAAATTCTGTTTCATGATTCATACAAGATTCTACATTTTCGTTGTCACTTTAgttgatgcaaaaaaaaccccactaaAACGGGACAAAAAATTATTTCGAATAAGACAGAATAACATCTGAACTCCCAACACTGAACACCAAAATGGTAACTAATTCATGTCAACTGGGCTCCATTCTCATCATGCACTGTCTAGATTGGACTGCATCTAGCCCGCTCTATTTCTCTCATGTTTTCCTCTCTCATTTTCTGGTCTCAGAGGGGTAAATGTGAGCCACATGTTCTTTTCATAGTAAATTGCTCCAGTGCCTTTGCACTCTGTCCAACTGCTTTTACCTCACTCATTAAAAGTACTAATCTGCTCCTTCGGCATGCCAGATTTTAGCATTGCCACCATTTGTGGTAAACTGCACTGTCTTTACCATGTCCCTTTCTCTGAGGctcattttcttcatgttaTAAATTTATTGCTGTTCCAGCTATCCTTCAATCAAAGTTACAtattttcatataaataaatCGAGTTTTATTCCTGTACTGACTAAttgataaattcatttttggTTTGTGCAAATCTTAAAATTTGTTAGACGAAACCAGAATGTTTTGAAAATTATTGCCAATATATTTGTTCACTTAATTCTCtaaatggtttttaaaaaatttaagaaTGTCCTTTCCCTTGATCTGCTACAGTAcgtaaatacagtaaaataaaatctgatcttGACTTAGCTCTGATTGATATGAATAGAGATGTTTCCAGACATGAACTGATCAAGACTTCCCTAAAGtctagttcattcattcatcaaacgtGTCTGATAATTCTGACACAAAGATGGTAACATGGTATGATACACATGAAGAAGAACaaggttacagtattttccgcactataaggcgcactggactacaaggcgcacattcaatgaatggcctcttttaaaacttttttcatataaaagcgcactggattataaggcgcactgtcggtttttgagaaaaccaAAGGCTtctaggtgtgccttatagtgcggaaaatactgcacatATTTATCCTTCTGAAACACAGGGTTGCACTTCATGCGACGTACATGGAACATATTTACaagaaatgaaattcaaaatggAAAGAGATAAGCTTtatagtatatacagtgtgtgtgtgtgtgtgtgtgtgtgtatgtgtatgtgtgtataatatTGATTCATCTTTTTGAAGAAGAGACAACCATAATAATCTCGTGTACAGCGGCTTATCCGCCATACGACCTATAATGTCTTCCTGTTGTGTATCAGTTCCCTCCAGGTCAGACAGTCTGTCTCGATCACTACCTGTGTGTGAAGCAGAGACACAGCAgcctcctgcttcctgtctttagTTTCTACAGCTGCACTTATCAGCGGTACTGTTTGACAGTGTTGATGGTGAACAGGATGTGAAGGAAGGAGATGTTACAGACTGAGCTCAGAGATTTTgtaaatttataaatgtaataaataccagacttaatgtcattcattttacttttatCTAAATCAAAGTAGGACCTCAAACCAAATAATTTACCCTTTAATGAATGAAGAAATATCCTCATAGGGACACGCATACTCAAACTGCCTTACCGATTCTATTTTCTTCTGCATATCCTTCAGCTGGCTTTCCCACTCCCTCCTCTCCATGTCAAACCTCTCCAGCAGCTCGGCTTTCTCCCGTGACCAGTCCCGTTCATTGTGCTCCAGGCGACAGCGAAGATCCATGGCCGTCGAGTGTGCATCCGTCAGGAGTCTCTGCTGCTCTTCCCTCTCCCGACGGAGTGTTGAGGTTTGTTCAAGAGCGCTCTGTGAGACCACGGAGCCGCGACCCGCTGCCAACTGGACTCCACCGATAAACCCAGCGCCCTCTCTAGCTTCCAActgtaaatgaagaaaaaaggaggacaggagacacagacaaggaaaagaaaggaacagGGAGATGTATAAAGGAGAGTCAGTGGAGACACAAGATAAATTACAGTTGAAGACAAAGAGTATTAGAGCCAGAAAACAAGACccggagtgaaaaaaaaagtttaaaaaaaaaaggaattaaaagAATGAAGGAGTGGCAGgaagagaaggtggaggaagtGGAGAAATAATGCACCGTCGGGATGAATGTGAGTGGGTTCAGAGGAGCGAAAGGGGGCCAAAAGAGAAAAgattaaaagatgaaaatatcCTGTAAAATCTCCCAGACAGGGATGATGGGTTGATCACTAACAGGATACAGGATGTGTCAGACAGGCAGAGTGAACTGAGCCTGCAGAGGACACATGTGGCCTCAAGCAGCAATTCAAACAAAGATCTCTCAGcacaaataaagcaaaatataGCCTTCGTTTCAACGCACTACAGGAATGACAGTTTCATTAGGCTGACTTGCAcgtttttgttttaaagaggaTACCACTGTTGATATTACTATCGGTGTCCCATGTAAGTAAAATAACTCTGGGTGTTTCCCTTAGAATTCAGCTGTCAAAGTAGGAATCATTAAATTTGTTTTCGCTTGGAGTTAattgcaaaattaaaaaaaaggacaagcCTAAAAACCTGACTGACTGCTGACATGATTGAAGCCTTGGTGGTCAGATTTGTATTTCTAGAAAGATAAGTAGATCTCTGTGTTCAATCAGTCAACTGCTGGTTTTTCCTACAAGTCTTTAGACAGAAAACTAGACAGAACTCTATTTTCAGCTGCAGTATTAAATAATCTCATATTTCAGCTCTTACAGACAGACTGGAAGTCCTAAAacttttcttcatttcaaagTTCCTTATTAAAGTCATTCAATTCTTAAAATAGGAAGACTACCCATGTTACCCAACAATGAAGAGCCTTGTTTTGTTAAGTAACCAAGTCACACAGACTGGATGTATTGGTTCAGACAGCCGACTCTTTATTCAATAATTCAACAGGATTTGCTTCTTTTAGTGATGAATTGAAATTTTTCTGCACATCACATTTTTTCTCAGGGGTTCTGGGAAAATTTTTAAGGGTTTTCAATTAATACAAGTGAGCAGTGAGCATTTCATGAGGTTGCATGACCCAACAGTACTAAAGAATACGGTCTGTTTCAGTTCAAACTATGGAAGAGTATCTTTAGCAATAAAcgttcacaaaaaaaagaataagcaCAAGAAAATGCCTGTGCATGAGCAAGCATGTGGCTTTATTTGAGAGTTTAAACACAGAGAGCGGACAAAGCTTTCTTACAAGCCTCGGTCACGGTGCTATTTCTGCATGAACCCTGAGGTCACAAAATTATGGAGTACAAAAAGAAGTGAAcctcgtctgtctgtctgtggctcTTCTGATTCTCCATGATAACAGAGAGAAGGATGGATGCTGTCCACGGTCTACGCTAACATCCAAATGTCAAAACAATAGTGAAAGTGGACACACTATAATGGAGTTGATTGACACAGTAAACAGCAGCTGTCCTCTAGGGGAAATTCTGGAGgagcacaaataaataataacgcAAACCCAGACACACACTCGTTCACACACATAACTTCAAGTCAGTCGAACAGAAAAATCCGTTGGAAACGTTTGAGACCTTGTCTGTCACTATATGGCACAGGGTATATGGAGGTAACTGTGTCACCACGGTGACCCACTATAAATAACAGACACAGAGCCTTGTACTATGTCACATTCCTGGGGGAAGTGGAGAGGTGAGGTAtggagaggtgggggggcaTGACTGAAAAAGCAGAGTGAGATGTCTCTGAGCTGCCGGCAGCCTTCATAAATCAAAAGGCATGCAGGGAAATATGCTTGGATAAATCCAGCCTAAGTCATCTGCTGGGGACAATGGACACTTGCCGAGTGTCTGGGGCCCAAAATGGATGTGGAAACAACAAACAGTAGTTACATCTATACAGCCACAAGCCTGTTGTGAAGAAAGGCTTTAATTAGAATCTCAAAAATGGAACAAACATGAACTCAAAAAGTCAAAACATCTAGTATGGAAAATAGACGGCATCAGTTCAAAACAACAGAATGATACGGGTGGACCATCCAGGGCTGCAGAATTGTATATCTTGACAAATCAAATGAGAAACACTCTCATTTAAAACAGGTGAGATTTTCCCAATTTTATGCATCAGTTGTTTACAAAGAAATTCTATTATAATTTAGTCCCTGGATTTAGGCAGACTAAActacaaataattaaatacaaataagaACATCCTCACTATGACAACATACAGAAGCCCTTTCTCTTACAGCTTCAATTAaatttgaatacatttcaaTTGCATAGATCCTTAAATACCCACCTCTTCAGGTTTAAATAACACACTTGTATGTTTGGATACTCCTGCACTACTGCTCAGTCTATATAGTGAAATAATTTATGAACAAAACCTGTTTGTCTTGCTGGTAGTGGACGGTAACAAGTctgaaaaaaggagaaaaacaagtgAACTGCAAAGAAGAGTTAGTTTGAGCTCTTGTGGACAAAAGCAGTTGACTGATTTCTGAGCTCTTCtcagaaaatgaatttaattctATATTATTTTTCAATCAATTTGGTTTAACATCCTTAGCAGCTGCAAATAGGACCTCTTCTGCATATGTGAAGGGAAAAAGATGTTATTCCAGCTTGCGTTCATGTCCATTTGTACTCTGGTTCCAGACCTTTAAACAGATAACATCTGACTTGTGCAGAAATTCAGTAATAAAGGTCTGAGGTGAAATGAAACAGCAAATAGGCTAAGAATTAGGCCGTTGACTGCAATCTGTCTGAATGTATAGAATGTCTAGAATGACTCATCTCCGAGTCACATTTCCTTGTTGGAACTCCTTACAGAAACATCTCCTTGTGTGTCATATTCCATTTAGACGAACTGTTTACTATCAATGTTTACATGACACAAAAAATATACACTGCACTAAAAAAATACCCTGTGCATTCTCCTGAAACAAGGAGAATGGCAGCTTTTGAacttaaactgtgtgtgtgtgtgtgtgtgtgtgtgtgtgtgtgtgtgtgtgtgtgtgtgtgtgtgtgtgtgtgtgtgtgtgtgtgtgtgtgtgtgtgtgtgtgtgtttgtgtgtgtgtgttcctagatgTGGTCAAACCATGTCATTATGTGCCATTCCTGTGTCTTCAGTGTCCTTGCCTCAGTAGGCGACAGCATCATTGCaccactttttttatttccaacacCACATGATGGAATTTCAGAGCTTCATCACAAGAATCCTTTGATATTTAGTGAAGTCTCAGAAACTTGTGAATGCCTGCCCGATCAAAATTAGTAATAATTGAGGACCGAACCAGAAAAGACCCTGATAACACGACATCACCAGAATTTAGAGACACAATAAATGTCAGGATATATACAGAAAGTAACAGCAGAGAGGTATAACTCTCTTTCATAGAATGAAATAGTTTCGAAAGCAAGCCTGAATGGGTTTACAGCGCTACTCCAAGACGACCAAGTAAATCCACCTTCTgatctaacaaaaaaaaaagctaaatccCTAAAGCTACACTGCTTTGAAGAAAAACTATGCATGGTCCTTCTAGTGACCTGTGGAATGTCTGGCACAGCATAGACCAATGTGTAAGGTCCCTTCTGTCCATTTCCATAAGCATTTAACCAGCTGCCCATGACAACAACAGGATAATATGTCATCTACTTAACACTGCTTTTTAGaagttgtgtgtctgtctgtctggcgcAGTGCAAATCTTTTGTCTTGACGCCAGGATCATTTGTCATTCTGCCATGAGGGTGGCAAACACTGCGAGCCAAACTTACAAACTGGAAGCCAAACTGGAAGCTAGAGACTTGGACGCAGATGAACAGAAtatgaggacaaaaaaaaatcttcactaTCTCTGAGTTACCTGAGCAATCCTGCATTTGAGTTCAGCCTTCTCCAGCTCCCAGGAGCACCTATCCCTGGTGTACTGCAGCTGGAGCtcgctcctcttctcctcctctcgctTCACTTCTAACTGCACTTCTTCTAAAACTGTCTTCAGGTCCAGCAGAATCCTCCTGTTCTCACCTCCCTGAGTGAAAACAGAGTTGGcagcaataaaatacaacatgAAGCGTCATGTTTTAATGTTACATCTTGCATATCATTTAGACAACAACAAAGTAAACTATTACTTAGAATAAATGCATCAACAATCAAATTCTGGGAGTGTAAGAGATGGAACCACCACACAAAAATACTCTGAACATATGCAGACATTCACCCTCATAAACATGCTTCTGGTAAGCGGAAGAACCTTGTGAAGGTTCTAAAAGGTAGCAAAATAATTCGTATTACTTGTATATCAGCCATTTCTCTCAACAATGACTCCTTCTCGTGCATCCATCCTTCCTTCTCTTGTAAATGTCGCTTTTTCAAATCCTCCaactcctttttcagcttcatgtgctgtgtttgctgctgctgtggttGGGCTTCGggatccggccacatttgtgcCCTCAAGACCTCCAGTTGTGTCCCTGATCCAGCCTCTGAAACCCCGATCTGAGGCTCCTGGAGCTGACTGAAGACGGTGGGCGGGGATGAGATCCTTCTCAGCGGGTTCCGGTGTTTGCCCCTGCCTCTGTCCGCCCTATCCATTCTGGCGCAGGGCACAAACTCCCATCCCTGGGACGGGACGTACCCCCCGCCGGCGCCGCCACCGTGCAGCCCAGAGCCGTTCATAAACGCATTCCACATTCCTCCAGCGCATTTAAATAACACAGGATTATCAATAAATATCTATTTCCGCGCTGGAAATCACAAGGTTGCACAGTTATGATACAGTTTTGCACATTTTCTCCATGTCGTTATTCCAATTCAATAGTTGGAAGCGCCAAATTATCCAAACCCGATCAGGTCCGACGCAGGAGCGCAAGCAGCAGCGGAGGCTGCCGGGGGGAGGCAGGAGGGTTCGGTTCCGTCCATGATCCTCAGGGATCAGACACTCATTATTGCACCAGAAGTTCTGCGGACTCCTGTCGGTCACCTTCAGGATCTTTGGAGTGTTTTCTCACGTCCAAACCAGGGACGcactgatctctctctctctctctctctctcctcaagCTGGTTGTGGGCGCCGATCCAGAGCGGAGTGGGAGAAGCCCCCAAAAATATCCCGGAGCTGCACTGATGTAAGAGCAGCAGAGTATTTTTACTCCCTGTAACCATGAGTTTATTTCCTTTAAGCCAAATAGCTGGACGGCGTCAGAGAGACGCAGGGGGCGTCCATTAATAACCACACAGCTCTGATTAGGTTACAGGTATGCCGGAAACCAAGGTGCGCTGTAACCACGGCAACCAATCAAGTTACGCACCAAGCAGCTTAGACTCAACGAAACATCTGTAAGCTAACTAACACTCATTTTAATagtaaaaaacaatttaatgattaattttgatattagtttttaaaaaaagaggtaTTCGTGTATTTTTACTGCTAAACTATTGTCTCTTATTTTCCACACCTTCACTCCTCCTATCatagcggggggggggggggtgactatCACGAGGAGTCAGGCGGGGTTTGGTTCTATTCATCTTTGTCTAAAAGGTAACCAAAGTTTCTTTCCGCAGTAACTTCGGGCCTAGAAAACTAACtcctttctctgtttttgtttttttttagttgttatgAAATGTTATCTCCTAGCAGCCTACGCAGCCGTAGCCTCCTGCTAGCTCAGACGGTTTTGTGCTTCCAGTTTTGGTCCAACGTTCCGGTCAGGAGTAAAAACAACTCTCAGCGTCCACCGTCTGAAGCCATACGGAGCGTTTTTAGGATTAATTAATCCCTTACCTCCTCCTCCGATACGTTCTTCACCCAGGAGCTGAGGAGAGAAGTCCGTCACGGACACGAGTGGCTCCGTTAGAACCAGCAGCAGAAATGATGCGTTCATTGACGGCAGTAaattctccttcctctccctctcgtCTTATTttctcccccccgccccccccccatcccctccctcctctccacagctGGACCTAATATGTGACGTCACACAGCCCACCGGAGGGATgaaagccccaccccccaccccccccgtcCCGTCCCGGTGGTCAGGTCCGGTGGGTAGACGGCCCGACTGGCGCCACGTCTTTGGGCATGAGTTCTCAGACCCACCCGTGGACTTTGAAAGCGTCACCAATGTGGAATGAGCAGCGCTCCAAACGGACCCAATGCCCACTCCTGTCATATTCCACTCCTATCATGTTTGTTACGCATTGCATTGACATTTCATCGAGACTAATGCTGTAAAGTTGCTACGAACACAGGGGTGGTGAGTCAGTGGTGTGGGCAAAGTGTCTGTGAGCAGTCCTAGGAAAAACTTCACTAATCATTCAGTTGCGAAAGCCTCACAATGGACATACCCCATAAACTCCC contains:
- the LOC137601230 gene encoding uncharacterized protein KIAA0408-like isoform X3, encoding MWNAFMNGSGLHGGGAGGGYVPSQGWEFVPCARMDRADRGRGKHRNPLRRISSPPTVFSQLQEPQIGVSEAGSGTQLEVLRAQMWPDPEAQPQQQQTQHMKLKKELEDLKKRHLQEKEGWMHEKESLLREMADIQGGENRRILLDLKTVLEEVQLEVKREEEKRSELQLQYTRDRCSWELEKAELKCRIAQLEAREGAGFIGGVQLAAGRGSVVSQSALEQTSTLRREREEQQRLLTDAHSTAMDLRCRLEHNERDWSREKAELLERFDMERREWESQLKDMQKKIESLCYEVRAKREGTRLDTGRQKKDDDTVRLSVHSTCTDSSLLSDQSDQLSSSSQSEPIRQSPLAGFDQSSQNKLSQSELVDSLRSGGTWLPLSVTEDVDRSELEGVFHEASSCLAPRTNGAKDDEENVHVGPQDSPVWSEWSYGSDKKKTTTALNAALKEIARVSEELCSYQDEIRKKSGDKRTQSASFSLPEESKMQFGHDKIQLEVHESPCDLSQLYHDLQALEKENWITSSPDNTWKSISVLSNSPQVNMANPDRETKTTPGLLSEIDTTAPPIPPRVSSRNQNTPTHTDTELHIGESPRMTVRKCHSPCVVIDRKCSSPSIVRKFGAMLQENEGKVLIDGVVASCSAPTNSKCNIGCCHNRWSCDASKFSNKLSTLGTVQKSFSEVNILTASKNLHSDYCPTARELKDLQLLPVVKELPADLLFSSLERTSASNKHLGSKRNITLEQKTAEFNRTLFQAEMGTVADACSVGCQSVVSATDEVSPPRESTLQSHSTDGTTSVMNVQSESILSFSNSDSIIQEVQQRRMRCDPEGQEVRINMLFDQPQTELTEPTTTASLSPAHHSEVKQKVQTTEGPYRKTEHGVTAVAVFSEPGQNEIVSSSKNENPCEVKPQSAKDDVSLQQLSTEEKQRQTTQPGHKSQLKYVSGPRSLSDFSRPVPRIMNDHPWKPLTLAAYPRPEGSRSNYGALERILKNYETAAWAQQNQSQHDKVSTSPNLSVGQEETFADVDILDMERQPSPPTLTMAQLQLSSNSSLCVRETQQLVQDHEDYRWDT